Proteins found in one Pseudobdellovibrionaceae bacterium genomic segment:
- a CDS encoding transglycosylase SLT domain-containing protein, with amino-acid sequence MRNGLCKSSFLVLSFLILGSGLSLYAENGVRIPAALLPMDPHVGHGEAPLAFLNWSPSERPSFVLPQAREVASVAEDASSIFPDIHVAKARRAKLDAYRRALTLGNQEACPEFQKLAEDADFNRREFAKLRFWTLCSALVKPTDNLNDVDVAHFPALQALKDDAEMVVTERQEKWPRYLELLSAKIRENRNLREKTQQLEMAVQIAETKNLPEEAKRLRHDLEKLAPRFLKNPQAGDYLDVGQDLIQAREFAKGREYLRKVMTSKFAKFNDQRRAFQAHRNSFKVEQNKPQHLEESEKYYDWLVKNKEWILAFDSGLYWVRALWTDGQKAKAQKAMSRMEKLFAKRGARLFEIEFIRGRMEEEDANFAKALAHYEKALGLSNKASRVKIEASRAWALRRLGRDIEAAAAFETLAANAPEPGDQLRARFWQGKSLAKAGQGERAQLVFRQVAFDDPVGYYGLIAFHELQHVIPPINASRADSLKGWNALREELEKAKSAAKLDDEIASSAQTVTGDAVALDPNLHDPNLSGAAGHGGTQAVADPNVKPDVGAVEPTATTSSEPPPAGKVSEPPAAGKASEPPPAARGQTALPTGAVAPGLATRETAAEAPAKTALRSLTIDEKVWITDLHLMGEKKILEKYLDGLALESRWDYTTEQGFELLKSYARAGLYLPLFATIGKIEKSQREALLLNHPELLFPMDYAPTIKSAAHRQEIPAELVFSIIRQESAFDPNARSFADAMGLMQILPTQAKNVAKELGIAWSGHDDLYRPDLNIPVGAKMLRQGLDRYDGNFILAIASYNANDRAIKGWLKSRFREDPVEFIEEIAYEETRTYVKLVLRNYIFYKRLANPEMALAFPPECLPDLQKFKHSAGDQSASL; translated from the coding sequence ATGCGCAATGGACTCTGCAAATCTTCTTTTTTAGTGCTGTCTTTCTTGATCCTGGGATCGGGACTTTCACTGTACGCCGAGAACGGCGTCCGCATTCCCGCCGCCCTTCTCCCTATGGATCCCCACGTCGGCCACGGCGAAGCGCCCCTCGCTTTTCTGAACTGGTCCCCGAGCGAGCGGCCGTCGTTCGTTCTGCCGCAGGCCCGGGAAGTCGCTTCGGTCGCGGAAGACGCGTCGTCGATCTTTCCCGACATCCACGTCGCCAAAGCCCGCCGCGCGAAACTCGACGCCTACCGCCGGGCGCTCACCCTGGGCAATCAAGAGGCCTGCCCCGAATTTCAAAAACTCGCCGAGGATGCGGACTTCAACCGCCGCGAATTCGCGAAGCTGCGCTTTTGGACTTTGTGCTCGGCGCTCGTGAAGCCGACCGACAATTTGAACGATGTGGACGTCGCGCACTTCCCGGCGCTGCAAGCGCTGAAAGACGACGCCGAGATGGTCGTGACCGAACGCCAAGAGAAGTGGCCCCGTTACCTCGAGCTGCTGTCGGCGAAAATTCGCGAGAACCGCAATCTCCGTGAAAAAACCCAACAGCTCGAAATGGCCGTGCAGATCGCCGAGACCAAAAACCTGCCCGAGGAGGCGAAGCGCCTACGCCACGACCTGGAAAAACTCGCGCCGCGCTTTCTGAAAAATCCGCAAGCCGGCGACTACCTCGACGTCGGCCAGGATCTGATCCAAGCGCGCGAGTTCGCGAAAGGTCGCGAGTACCTGCGCAAAGTCATGACCTCGAAGTTCGCGAAGTTCAATGACCAGCGGCGCGCGTTCCAGGCGCACCGCAACTCGTTCAAGGTCGAACAGAATAAACCGCAGCATCTGGAAGAATCCGAAAAGTACTACGACTGGCTCGTGAAGAACAAAGAGTGGATCCTCGCCTTCGACAGCGGCCTTTACTGGGTGCGCGCGCTGTGGACCGACGGCCAGAAGGCCAAAGCGCAAAAGGCGATGTCGCGCATGGAAAAGCTTTTCGCGAAGCGCGGGGCGCGACTGTTCGAGATCGAGTTCATCCGCGGCCGCATGGAAGAAGAAGACGCGAACTTCGCGAAAGCGCTGGCCCACTACGAAAAAGCGCTCGGTCTTTCGAACAAAGCCTCGCGGGTGAAAATCGAAGCGTCCCGCGCGTGGGCGCTGCGCCGCCTGGGTCGGGACATCGAGGCCGCCGCGGCTTTCGAAACGCTGGCCGCGAACGCGCCCGAACCCGGCGACCAATTGCGCGCCCGCTTCTGGCAGGGTAAATCGCTCGCGAAGGCGGGCCAGGGCGAACGCGCGCAGCTCGTCTTCCGCCAAGTGGCTTTCGACGATCCCGTCGGTTATTACGGACTCATCGCCTTTCACGAACTGCAACACGTGATCCCGCCGATCAACGCCTCGCGCGCGGACAGCTTGAAAGGCTGGAACGCGCTTCGCGAAGAGCTCGAAAAAGCGAAGTCCGCCGCGAAACTCGACGACGAGATCGCCAGCAGCGCGCAGACCGTGACGGGCGACGCCGTCGCGCTAGATCCAAACTTGCACGACCCGAACCTCAGCGGTGCCGCTGGACACGGCGGAACCCAAGCGGTCGCGGACCCGAATGTGAAACCGGACGTCGGCGCGGTGGAGCCCACGGCAACGACCAGCTCGGAGCCGCCTCCGGCGGGCAAGGTGTCGGAGCCGCCTGCAGCGGGCAAAGCTTCTGAGCCGCCTCCGGCGGCTCGTGGACAAACGGCGCTCCCGACGGGCGCGGTGGCGCCCGGACTCGCGACGCGTGAGACCGCGGCCGAGGCCCCGGCCAAAACCGCGCTGCGCTCTTTGACGATCGACGAGAAGGTGTGGATCACGGATCTGCACTTGATGGGCGAAAAAAAGATCCTCGAAAAATATCTGGACGGACTCGCGCTCGAATCGCGCTGGGACTACACGACCGAGCAAGGTTTCGAGCTTTTGAAATCTTACGCGCGCGCGGGGCTTTACCTGCCGCTGTTCGCTACCATCGGCAAGATCGAAAAGTCGCAACGCGAAGCTTTACTACTGAACCATCCGGAGCTGCTGTTCCCGATGGACTACGCCCCGACGATCAAATCGGCGGCGCACCGTCAGGAAATCCCGGCGGAACTCGTGTTCTCGATCATCCGCCAAGAGTCGGCGTTCGACCCGAACGCGCGCAGCTTCGCGGACGCGATGGGCTTGATGCAGATCCTGCCGACGCAGGCGAAGAACGTGGCGAAAGAGCTCGGCATCGCGTGGAGCGGGCACGACGATCTTTACCGGCCCGATTTGAACATCCCGGTCGGCGCGAAGATGCTGCGCCAGGGACTCGACCGTTACGACGGGAACTTCATCCTGGCGATCGCGAGCTACAACGCCAACGACCGCGCGATCAAAGGTTGGCTGAAGTCGCGCTTCCGCGAGGACCCCGTCGAGTTCATCGAAGAAATCGCCTATGAAGAGACTCGCACTTACGTGAAGCTCGTTCTGCGTAACTACATCTTCTACAAAAGACTCGCAAATCCCGAGATGGCGCTGGCTTTCCCGCCGGAGTGTCTACCGGATCTGCAAAAATTCAAACATTCCGCGGGCGATCAGAGCGCTTCTCTCTGA
- the htpX gene encoding protease HtpX, whose amino-acid sequence MKWFKRVGLFLLVNVLVIVTISVFLNVVLPLFGVNLNPSSIGGLMVFCAAWGFGGAFISLFMSKMMAKWMMGVQIINPNSAQPREQELVQMVYRMAQAAGLKKMPEVGIYDSDEVNAFATGPSRNNSLVAVSTGLLNKMSKGEVEGVIGHEVAHVANGDMVTMTLVTGVVNSFVLFFSRIVARVIANSVDEKISTVVYFACTFLFDIVFTILGSIAIAYFSRLREYRADLGGAQYAGRDKMIAGLRRLQSLYPQMTPDNGGMATMKISNKPAGVMALFSTHPPLEQRIERLQNAVIIR is encoded by the coding sequence ATGAAATGGTTCAAACGCGTTGGTTTGTTCCTGTTAGTGAACGTCCTGGTCATCGTGACGATCTCGGTGTTCTTGAACGTTGTTCTGCCGCTCTTCGGCGTGAATCTGAATCCGTCGAGCATCGGCGGCCTGATGGTGTTCTGTGCCGCTTGGGGCTTCGGGGGCGCGTTCATCTCGCTCTTCATGTCCAAGATGATGGCGAAGTGGATGATGGGCGTTCAGATCATCAATCCCAATTCCGCGCAGCCGCGTGAGCAAGAGCTCGTGCAGATGGTCTACCGCATGGCGCAGGCCGCGGGCCTGAAGAAGATGCCGGAAGTCGGCATTTACGACAGCGATGAGGTGAACGCCTTCGCGACCGGACCTTCCCGCAACAACTCCCTGGTCGCGGTTTCGACCGGACTGCTGAACAAAATGTCGAAGGGCGAGGTCGAGGGCGTCATCGGTCACGAGGTCGCCCACGTCGCAAACGGCGACATGGTCACCATGACGCTCGTCACGGGGGTCGTGAACTCGTTCGTCCTGTTCTTCTCGCGGATCGTGGCGCGCGTGATCGCGAACTCGGTCGACGAGAAAATTTCGACCGTCGTCTACTTCGCGTGTACGTTCCTGTTCGATATCGTCTTCACGATCCTGGGCTCGATCGCGATCGCCTACTTCTCGCGTCTGCGGGAGTACCGCGCCGACCTGGGCGGAGCTCAGTACGCGGGCCGCGACAAGATGATCGCGGGACTGCGTCGTCTGCAGTCGCTTTACCCCCAGATGACGCCGGACAACGGCGGCATGGCGACCATGAAGATCTCGAACAAACCGGCCGGGGTCATGGCGCTGTTCAGCACGCATCCCCCGCTGGAACAGCGGATCGAACGCCTGCAGAACGCGGTCATCATTCGTTAA
- a CDS encoding S8 family serine peptidase yields the protein MGSLVMKRQTFDHGVNVTEQVADQGERPLDLADKGQKSQKPVMEQTVALNDPAINQAWGFKKSEAAKAWEISKGSDRIVVAVIDTGADVDHEDLALNIWKNEGEVGVVQNDYCKGMPETKALSIKECNKSINGIDDDGNGFKDDVHGWNFVSNNGDLTDNHGHGTHIAGIVGAQAGNGKGIAGIAPNVSLMVLKYFDPKVPNTDNLKNTIESIRYAIKMKANIINYSGGGTEFSAEEKAAIQEARNQGILFVAAAGNERSNSDHHKYYPADYGLDNIISVTAIDPKTEVLSSSNYGVETVDLAAPGQNILSTLPGSNYGYMTGTSQATAFVTGAAVLVMAHHTDFSVGQVKKYVLSTGDSNAALIAKTRTSRRLNLYKALTMLDAGVTASGVASASSTQSYTMDAGQGMEPTSKIATFGKSLMDALGGESNAGNRLGETQ from the coding sequence ATGGGATCGCTCGTGATGAAGCGTCAGACCTTCGATCACGGCGTGAACGTCACCGAACAAGTGGCCGATCAAGGCGAACGCCCCCTCGACTTGGCCGATAAAGGTCAGAAGTCCCAGAAGCCCGTGATGGAGCAAACCGTCGCCCTGAACGATCCGGCGATCAATCAAGCCTGGGGCTTCAAAAAATCCGAAGCCGCGAAGGCTTGGGAAATCTCGAAAGGTTCGGACCGCATCGTGGTCGCCGTCATCGATACGGGCGCCGATGTCGATCACGAGGACCTCGCGCTCAATATCTGGAAAAACGAAGGCGAAGTCGGCGTCGTGCAAAACGACTACTGTAAAGGTATGCCCGAAACGAAAGCCCTCTCGATCAAAGAATGTAACAAGTCGATCAACGGCATCGACGACGACGGCAACGGTTTCAAAGACGACGTGCACGGCTGGAACTTCGTTTCGAACAACGGCGACCTGACCGACAACCACGGTCACGGCACCCACATCGCGGGTATCGTCGGCGCGCAGGCCGGTAACGGTAAGGGCATCGCGGGCATCGCCCCGAACGTCAGCCTGATGGTCCTGAAGTATTTCGATCCCAAAGTTCCGAACACCGACAACTTGAAGAACACGATCGAGTCGATCCGTTACGCCATCAAAATGAAGGCGAACATCATCAATTACTCGGGCGGCGGAACCGAATTCTCGGCGGAAGAGAAAGCGGCCATCCAAGAGGCGCGCAACCAAGGCATCCTCTTTGTCGCGGCGGCGGGGAACGAACGTTCGAACTCGGATCACCACAAGTACTATCCCGCCGACTACGGTTTGGATAACATCATCTCGGTCACCGCGATCGATCCCAAGACCGAAGTCCTCTCGTCGTCGAATTACGGCGTCGAAACCGTGGACCTCGCGGCGCCGGGACAAAACATTCTGTCGACTCTGCCCGGCTCGAACTACGGTTACATGACGGGCACTTCGCAGGCGACCGCGTTCGTCACCGGCGCGGCGGTTCTGGTCATGGCGCACCACACGGACTTCTCGGTCGGTCAGGTCAAGAAGTACGTGTTGTCGACGGGTGACTCGAACGCCGCGCTGATCGCGAAGACGCGCACCTCGCGCCGTCTGAACCTGTACAAAGCGCTCACCATGCTTGACGCGGGCGTGACCGCTTCGGGCGTCGCTTCGGCCTCTTCGACTCAGTCCTACACGATGGACGCGGGTCAAGGGATGGAGCCCACTTCCAAAATCGCGACTTTCGGCAAATCGCTGATGGACGCGCTCGGCGGCGAGTCGAACGCGGGCAACCGTCTGGGCGAGACGCAATAA
- a CDS encoding metallophosphoesterase, with protein MAFPNRQFIHVSDLHFGRTDERIIAAFERFIARAQPQFDVVLITGDFTQRATLHQFREAASFLRRLDVPHIVAIPGNHDMPMHLPFLRFLTPLSRYRRYIAPLVKDVFEDDEILVLGLNTQDRWSVKEGRLSNKQISRFEIGYPEVANDPRFKIVLTHHSMFESKILLQKYDERRERVLAMKPHLILSGHNHRFGVFRRAHDPNELFPLEIKAGTGVSVRTREEPNSFNVIELRDDEIHVQVYDYDASAGDFRRTQDRSQVLRGNPASPAPVPGGEAAAFTDSES; from the coding sequence TTGGCTTTTCCCAATCGACAATTCATCCACGTTTCGGATCTGCATTTTGGCCGTACCGACGAGCGTATCATCGCGGCGTTTGAGCGCTTCATCGCACGGGCGCAACCCCAATTCGACGTCGTCCTGATCACCGGGGACTTCACCCAGCGCGCGACCCTTCATCAATTCCGCGAGGCCGCCTCTTTCTTGCGCCGTCTGGACGTACCGCACATCGTGGCGATTCCCGGCAACCACGACATGCCGATGCATCTGCCTTTTCTGCGGTTCCTCACGCCGCTTTCGCGTTACCGCCGCTATATCGCACCGCTGGTAAAGGACGTTTTCGAAGACGATGAGATTTTGGTTCTGGGACTGAACACGCAAGACCGCTGGTCCGTGAAGGAAGGGCGACTCTCGAACAAGCAGATCTCGCGCTTCGAGATCGGTTATCCCGAGGTCGCGAACGATCCCCGCTTCAAAATCGTTTTGACCCACCACTCGATGTTCGAATCGAAAATACTTTTACAAAAGTACGACGAACGCCGCGAACGCGTGCTCGCGATGAAGCCGCACCTGATCCTGTCGGGGCACAATCACCGCTTCGGCGTCTTCCGCCGCGCGCACGATCCCAATGAGCTCTTCCCGCTCGAAATCAAAGCCGGCACCGGCGTTTCGGTGCGCACGCGTGAGGAGCCGAACTCGTTCAACGTGATCGAGCTGCGCGATGACGAAATCCACGTGCAGGTCTACGACTACGACGCCTCGGCGGGCGACTTCCGGCGCACGCAGGACCGCAGTCAAGTGCTGCGCGGAAATCCCGCCAGCCCCGCCCCGGTGCCCGGAGGCGAAGCGGCGGCGTTCACGGATAGCGAAAGCTAA